The sequence ATTTTTTTGGTGCTATGGCTTTCAGCCCGTCTGCATCTCCAACAAAGGCAAAGCCTTGGACTTGAGAACCTCTCTGATCCGATAGTTTATTCAGTGCCTCGGCATAAGATTCCATGTAGTCTTCCTCACTGATGTCATCCGGATCTCCATGAACCGTTAATACAATTTTATCTTTGCTGGCTAATTCTTCCGGAATCACCACTTCCGCTGGATCGGCATCTGGATCACCTTGCACCAGCACTACTTCCGCCCCTCCAAAACTAAAGCTTTGCGGGGTTCCATTGGCAAAATTCGGGGTTGAAAATTGGTCTTCGGCTAAACTCCAAGCCGCTTGGGTTTCAAAGGTGTCTTCAATGACCCCATTCACTGGCACCGCTTTTAAGTAATTAATCTCTTCACTCGTAATGGCCGTACCATCATAGCTGGATTGCCGGTAGTCTGCCACTTCAAACTGATAGTCGATAATTCTTTCGCCTTCTATGGCTTTTATTTCTTTCATGGCTTCCGTTACAGAGTCTTCCAAGGAACCTTGCCAACCAGCTCCTACGGTCCAGTTTCCATCCGCCTCTTTTGTTGGTTCGCTATCGTCACCATCTCGTATGGTAAGCTCCATCTTTCCACTTCCATCGACATAGGGCAACTCGATGGTTGTATCTTCTCCTGCCACTACTTCTGCCCGAACAATCTCGTTGGATTCTGCTTCGAACACTTCAAAGCCAAGGGTGTTCACTTGAATTTTTTCTCTGGTACTGGTTTCAAAATTCCATACGTCATCGTTCATGGCCGGATTTTCATATTTTACTAAATCCATCTGGTAGTAGCCTTGACTATCCAACAAAGGTTGGTTGGTTTTCGTTCCGGAAAAAATATGTTTTCCAGAGTAGGTATAATTTGCCATATCAATCATTTGCTGACGTATTTCTTCAATTTCGGCTTGTATTTTAATGGTTTCGTCCTGAGTTAAGGTTTCACTGGATGCCTGGACCGTCAGTTCCCGAATTCGGTTCATTCCTTCTTGCTGCATATTTCGAATGGCTGTTTCGGTGGTGTCCATAAAAGAGTAGGCATCATTTACATTTCGTTCGTACTGTTCCATAGCACTGATATCACTGCGCAGGCGCATGCTTTTTGCAATACCTCGGGGATCGTCGGAAGGTTTATTGATCCGTTTTCCCGTGGCATACTGTGTCTGTGCCTGATTTAACCGGGTAGCATTGCGGTTCAAATTGTTTAACATGGTTTGTACCATCATATTATTCGTTATTCTCATCAGGTTTCACCTCGGTTATTGATAGTTTATCTACCTACTAATCCTACTCGGTTGATGACCACATCCAACATTTCATCCATGGTGGTAATCATCCGGGCAGAAGCATTATAAGCATGTTGAAATTTCACCATGTTTGCCAGTTCTTCGTCCTGAGATACGCCGGAGTAGCTCATTCGTTGATAATTAATCTGTTGGGTCAATACTTGCTGATTTTCCGCATTTCGCATGGCCTGTTGCTGATCTACTCCTAAATTAGCAACCAAGGTGCGCAGAAAATCTTCCGGTCGACCTTCCGCAAACATACTGTCTTTATTACGAAGTTCCAACATTTCCATCACGACGGAAGCATCGCCGGGTAAAGCGTCCGGCGAGCCTGCTGCCGGTATTTTATTGAGATCCTGCATATCCATAGATACGCCGATGTTTTTTGCATTAATAGCTGTATGCATCACATTACCGTTTTCGTCGTACATTTCGGCGGAGGTTTG is a genomic window of Tindallia californiensis containing:
- the flgL gene encoding flagellar hook-associated protein FlgL; amino-acid sequence: MRITNNMMVQTMLNNLNRNATRLNQAQTQYATGKRINKPSDDPRGIAKSMRLRSDISAMEQYERNVNDAYSFMDTTETAIRNMQQEGMNRIRELTVQASSETLTQDETIKIQAEIEEIRQQMIDMANYTYSGKHIFSGTKTNQPLLDSQGYYQMDLVKYENPAMNDDVWNFETSTREKIQVNTLGFEVFEAESNEIVRAEVVAGEDTTIELPYVDGSGKMELTIRDGDDSEPTKEADGNWTVGAGWQGSLEDSVTEAMKEIKAIEGERIIDYQFEVADYRQSSYDGTAITSEEINYLKAVPVNGVIEDTFETQAAWSLAEDQFSTPNFANGTPQSFSFGGAEVVLVQGDPDADPAEVVIPEELASKDKIVLTVHGDPDDISEEDYMESYAEALNKLSDQRGSQVQGFAFVGDADGLKAIAPKKSDTLHNKKFFSGSLLPVDPTDREAFKKDQLVVAGKGKHQYIVEGQRAGLFQLLDDLEKNMLDGNQEALSNMLGDIDAHMDSMLTARSSTGARANRTELILYRIEDDVLNFRELMSKIEDADMAEVSMNLMNEENVYRASLNVGARVIQPSLLDFLR